The following are from one region of the Salicibibacter kimchii genome:
- a CDS encoding SIR2 family protein, with the protein MGKNIYKIGDTRKEFEDGVNSEEAERAKYIIEPWLSALCQSEHLSLLLGNGFTTGAAVMSNAFSAGMAVDENELDLNENVMEEARRTAELAGRGRPNLEDQIRSMITLIKGLEMIDDHRVTDWKTHLNEVIRQLLKDILVTEEGIKNSASENHVEEVLSSFILSFASRTASRERLNIYTTNYDRLIEYISDLLGLRLIDRFVGSLNPIYRSSKLGIDMHYNPPGIRGEPRYLEGVARYTKLHGSIDWKYEAPYLRRYGIPFGASVEHNDIPESPAESVMIYPNPAKDVETLEYPYADLFRDFATGICQPNSVLITYGYGFGDDHINRVIRDMLTVPSTHLVIISFDDAGGRITNFIENIGKDTQMTLLIGDHFGNIEDLVKYYLPKPAIDYITSRQAQLLEKRSPDYKENFENIKNENGGEKENE; encoded by the coding sequence ATGGGGAAAAACATTTATAAAATAGGCGATACCAGAAAAGAATTTGAAGATGGCGTAAACTCAGAGGAAGCAGAGAGAGCTAAATACATAATTGAACCGTGGCTGTCAGCACTCTGCCAAAGTGAGCATTTATCATTATTGCTTGGTAATGGCTTCACAACTGGTGCTGCTGTGATGTCTAATGCCTTTTCCGCAGGGATGGCTGTTGATGAGAATGAGCTTGACTTGAATGAAAATGTGATGGAAGAAGCCAGACGAACTGCAGAGCTTGCAGGAAGGGGAAGACCTAATCTTGAGGATCAAATACGATCAATGATTACATTAATTAAAGGTTTGGAGATGATTGACGATCATCGAGTTACAGATTGGAAAACACACTTAAACGAAGTAATTAGACAATTATTAAAAGATATTCTAGTAACTGAGGAAGGCATTAAAAATAGCGCTTCGGAGAATCATGTCGAAGAAGTACTTAGCTCCTTTATTCTGAGTTTTGCGAGTCGAACCGCGTCGAGAGAAAGGTTGAATATATATACAACAAATTACGATCGTCTAATCGAGTACATCAGTGACTTATTAGGATTAAGGCTAATCGATAGGTTTGTAGGTTCTTTAAATCCAATTTATAGATCTTCTAAATTAGGTATAGATATGCATTATAATCCCCCTGGGATAAGAGGAGAACCAAGATATTTAGAAGGTGTGGCCAGATATACAAAATTGCATGGTTCAATCGACTGGAAATACGAAGCACCATATTTAAGGCGGTACGGGATACCATTTGGAGCTTCAGTAGAACATAATGATATTCCTGAGTCACCCGCTGAATCAGTTATGATTTATCCAAATCCTGCAAAGGATGTCGAGACGTTAGAATATCCTTATGCTGATTTATTTAGGGATTTCGCCACTGGAATTTGCCAACCCAATTCTGTCTTAATAACTTATGGTTATGGTTTTGGAGATGACCATATCAACAGAGTGATTAGGGACATGCTTACAGTCCCTTCTACTCACTTAGTAATAATATCCTTTGATGATGCTGGAGGGAGAATCACAAATTTTATCGAAAATATTGGTAAAGATACACAAATGACTTTATTAATTGGTGATCATTTTGGGAATATAGAAGATTTAGTGAAATATTATTTACCTAAACCTGCAATCGATTATATAACATCACGTCAAGCTCAATTACTTGAAAAGAGATCACCTGATTACAAAGAGAACTTTGAAAATATTAAGAATGAAAACGGAGGTGAAAAAGAAAATGAATAG
- a CDS encoding UvrD-helicase domain-containing protein — translation MTHNKLTIAAAGAGKTTHLIEQALLHKDEPILITTYTQANEAQIRRKIIKKNKCIPQNIKIQTWFSLLLQHGVRPYQSYLFDEKIKGMLLVNKKSGFKYYNKKKDAPVYYKEKEVKKHYFTNDHKIYSDKVSKFVVKCNMESNGEVIKRLSRIFTHIYVDEVQDLAGYDLEIIKLLLKSNSKIHLVGDPRQVTYLTHHENKHNKYREGKIKDFIENECGSICDIDEKTLNSSHRNNQEICDFASKLYPEFPKSRSNQNIEANHNGVFLVKNKDLEKYLELYEPVQLRENVKTKVNNNYKVVNFGESKGLTYDRVLIYPTKPYIDWLKNNDTELKSMSRSKFYVAITRAKHSVAIVYDFDETTNIEGVEKFED, via the coding sequence ATGACTCATAACAAACTGACAATTGCGGCTGCTGGCGCAGGTAAAACGACGCATCTTATAGAACAAGCACTTTTACATAAAGATGAACCAATATTAATAACTACTTATACACAAGCAAACGAGGCACAAATACGTAGAAAAATCATTAAGAAAAATAAGTGCATACCTCAAAATATAAAAATCCAAACATGGTTTTCCTTATTATTACAACATGGGGTTAGACCGTATCAAAGCTATTTATTTGATGAGAAAATAAAAGGTATGTTGCTTGTAAATAAAAAGTCGGGATTTAAGTATTATAATAAGAAAAAAGATGCCCCTGTTTATTATAAAGAAAAAGAAGTAAAAAAACATTATTTCACTAATGACCACAAAATTTATTCTGACAAAGTATCAAAATTTGTTGTTAAGTGTAATATGGAAAGTAACGGGGAGGTAATAAAAAGGTTGAGCAGGATCTTTACCCACATATATGTTGATGAAGTACAGGATCTTGCAGGATATGATTTAGAAATTATCAAGTTACTTCTAAAAAGCAATTCTAAGATTCACCTAGTTGGAGATCCTCGTCAAGTAACGTATCTTACTCATCATGAGAATAAGCATAATAAATATAGAGAGGGGAAAATAAAAGATTTTATCGAAAATGAATGTGGAAGTATTTGTGATATTGATGAGAAAACATTAAATTCTTCTCATAGAAATAATCAAGAAATATGTGACTTTGCTTCAAAGCTGTATCCAGAATTCCCAAAAAGTAGATCTAATCAAAATATAGAAGCCAACCACAACGGGGTATTCTTAGTTAAAAATAAGGATTTGGAAAAGTATTTAGAACTATACGAACCAGTGCAACTAAGAGAGAACGTCAAAACGAAAGTGAATAACAATTATAAGGTAGTTAATTTCGGAGAGTCTAAAGGGTTAACCTACGATAGAGTTCTAATATACCCTACAAAACCCTATATTGATTGGTTGAAAAACAACGACACAGAATTAAAGTCAATGAGTCGATCTAAATTTTACGTTGCTATAACAAGAGCTAAACATAGCGTAGCTATCGTTTATGACTTTGATGAAACGACAAATATTGAGGGTGTTGAAAAATTTGAGGATTAG